Proteins encoded by one window of Akkermansia muciniphila ATCC BAA-835:
- the secY gene encoding preprotein translocase subunit SecY, which produces MISAFANSMKVPELRRRILFTLAMIVVVRLGVQIPLPGIDVMELQKVIEASANASGPGAGLATVLTIFSGGGLQQCGIFALGIMPYISASIMTQLLSAVVPQWAKMVREEGGRQKMTKWTRAIAIVIALVQGWFLVGTLEHPERLQAVGLNIPADCQLVIDPGIQFALMTVLIMVAGTMFLMWIGDQITERGVGNGVSLIISVNIIHALPGAVTLAWKTLVYKDGAVVPMGAMLLVALIAFLIVVVALVVTVTQAQRRIPVQYAKRVMGNKMFNGATQYLPLKLNYSGVMPVIFATAILSLPQVLFSQIAHYNTTLQWIATKMNDWLNPASSGYYIISGLMIFFFSYFWVATMFQPSQIAEDLKRNGGYIPGIRPGPPTALFLDQTMQRLTFAGSAFLTLIYFLPSLLNIGGNIPYLVTQFFGGTSLLILVGVLLDMMRQVETTLLSRNYDGFLKKGKLKGKYGHIQGTGAAAGSRTVTVMWIVIALLVLAGAIAYNAMQ; this is translated from the coding sequence ATGATATCCGCATTTGCAAACTCCATGAAAGTACCGGAGCTCAGGCGCCGGATTTTGTTCACACTGGCGATGATTGTCGTCGTCCGCCTGGGGGTACAGATTCCCCTGCCGGGCATTGACGTCATGGAGCTGCAGAAAGTGATTGAAGCCTCCGCGAACGCCAGCGGTCCCGGAGCGGGTCTGGCTACCGTGCTGACCATTTTCTCCGGCGGCGGCCTCCAGCAGTGCGGCATTTTTGCTTTGGGCATCATGCCCTACATTTCCGCTTCCATCATGACCCAGCTCCTTTCCGCGGTGGTTCCCCAGTGGGCCAAGATGGTGCGGGAAGAAGGCGGCCGCCAGAAAATGACCAAGTGGACGCGCGCCATCGCCATCGTCATTGCCCTTGTGCAGGGCTGGTTTCTGGTCGGCACGCTAGAACACCCGGAACGCCTGCAGGCCGTGGGTCTCAACATTCCCGCGGACTGCCAGCTTGTCATTGACCCCGGCATCCAGTTCGCCCTCATGACGGTGCTCATTATGGTGGCGGGCACCATGTTCCTGATGTGGATAGGCGACCAGATTACGGAACGCGGCGTCGGCAACGGCGTTTCCCTCATCATTTCCGTCAACATTATTCACGCCCTTCCGGGAGCAGTCACCCTGGCCTGGAAAACCCTGGTGTACAAGGACGGCGCGGTTGTCCCCATGGGAGCCATGCTGCTCGTGGCCCTGATTGCCTTCCTGATTGTCGTGGTGGCGCTCGTCGTGACGGTGACGCAGGCCCAGCGGCGCATTCCCGTGCAGTACGCCAAGCGGGTCATGGGCAATAAAATGTTCAACGGTGCCACGCAGTACCTGCCTCTCAAGCTTAACTACTCCGGCGTGATGCCCGTCATTTTCGCTACGGCCATCCTCTCCCTTCCGCAGGTTCTCTTCTCCCAGATCGCCCACTACAACACTACGCTGCAGTGGATCGCGACCAAGATGAATGACTGGCTGAATCCCGCTTCTTCCGGCTATTACATTATTTCCGGCCTCATGATTTTCTTCTTCTCCTACTTCTGGGTGGCGACCATGTTCCAGCCCTCCCAGATCGCGGAAGACCTGAAGCGCAATGGCGGCTATATTCCCGGCATCCGTCCCGGCCCCCCCACCGCCCTCTTCCTGGACCAGACCATGCAAAGGCTGACCTTTGCCGGGTCCGCATTCCTGACCCTCATTTACTTCCTGCCTTCCCTGCTGAATATCGGGGGCAATATCCCCTACCTGGTTACCCAGTTCTTCGGAGGCACCAGCCTTCTCATTCTGGTGGGCGTACTGCTTGACATGATGCGCCAGGTGGAAACGACCCTTCTTTCCCGCAATTACGACGGCTTCCTGAAAAAAGGCAAGCTCAAGGGCAAATACGGGCACATCCAAGGTACCGGCGCCGCCGCGGGCAGCCGCACCGTTACCGTCATGTGGATTGTTATCGCTCTGCTTGTGCTGGCCGGAGCCATCGCCTACAACGCCATGCAGTAA
- a CDS encoding adenylate kinase family protein yields the protein MKELKHFILVGAPASGKGTQGRFLADTFGLHSLSTGSLLRREVESCTELGRKALSYMDRAMLVPDEIVNDMVRGWLSEMDHGAWLLDGYPRTVAQAEALDHFLNQRGTSVDVVVWMDVSRELIEQRIMRRRECSTCGYVVQTPEEECSKCGGKMVSRKDDNMEAFARRWKDFEAMTLPVARYYEARGLVVKMTVSEEREPADVSRDLARKLEEYRQ from the coding sequence ATGAAGGAACTCAAGCATTTCATTCTGGTTGGGGCTCCCGCATCCGGCAAAGGGACCCAGGGCCGGTTTTTGGCTGATACCTTCGGCCTTCACTCCCTGAGCACCGGCTCCCTGTTGCGGAGGGAAGTGGAATCCTGCACGGAACTGGGCCGGAAAGCCTTGAGCTATATGGACAGGGCCATGCTGGTTCCGGACGAAATTGTCAATGACATGGTGCGCGGCTGGCTGTCGGAGATGGACCATGGCGCGTGGCTGCTGGACGGCTATCCCCGCACGGTTGCGCAGGCGGAAGCGCTGGACCATTTTCTAAACCAGCGGGGAACCTCCGTGGATGTAGTCGTCTGGATGGATGTGTCCAGGGAACTCATTGAACAGCGCATCATGCGCCGCCGGGAATGTTCCACATGCGGTTACGTGGTGCAGACGCCGGAAGAGGAATGTTCCAAGTGCGGAGGGAAAATGGTTTCCCGCAAGGATGACAACATGGAAGCTTTCGCCCGCCGCTGGAAGGATTTTGAAGCCATGACGCTGCCCGTAGCCAGGTACTACGAGGCCCGCGGCCTGGTCGTTAAAATGACGGTGTCCGAAGAACGGGAACCTGCCGATGTTTCCCGGGATCTGGCCCGCAAGCTGGAAGAGTACCGGCAATAG
- the map gene encoding type I methionyl aminopeptidase has protein sequence MAERIHIKSPGEVAKMQKAGAVTAEILMEIGAEVQVGRTTREIDDIAREIFKKHKVGNSFYRYRGFPGQLCISINEEVVHGSGGPRRIQNGDIVSLDVGAIVDGWHGDNAMTVPVGMVDPEKLRLLAVTEESLFRAIELVRPGALLADVCAAVEGFVRPRGFTVVRDFVGHGIGRHLHEEPQIPNYRPHYKLPRLKKGMALAIEPMVNAGRPSVKILDDGWTVVTADGKPSAHFEHTVIVTDGAPLIVTDRPRIALPEQLGIAPL, from the coding sequence ATGGCAGAACGAATCCACATCAAGTCTCCCGGCGAGGTAGCCAAGATGCAGAAAGCCGGGGCTGTAACGGCGGAAATCTTGATGGAGATCGGGGCCGAAGTCCAGGTGGGACGCACCACGCGGGAAATAGATGATATCGCGCGTGAAATTTTTAAAAAGCACAAGGTAGGCAATTCCTTTTACCGGTACCGCGGGTTTCCCGGCCAGCTCTGCATTTCCATCAATGAAGAGGTGGTGCACGGCAGCGGCGGCCCCCGCCGCATCCAGAACGGGGACATTGTGAGCCTGGACGTGGGCGCCATTGTGGACGGCTGGCATGGAGACAACGCCATGACCGTTCCGGTGGGCATGGTGGATCCGGAAAAACTGCGGCTGCTGGCCGTGACGGAGGAATCCCTGTTCCGCGCCATTGAACTGGTAAGGCCGGGCGCCTTGCTGGCGGACGTCTGCGCGGCGGTGGAGGGCTTCGTGCGTCCCCGCGGTTTTACTGTGGTTCGGGATTTTGTGGGGCACGGCATAGGCCGCCACCTGCATGAAGAACCCCAGATTCCCAATTACCGCCCCCATTACAAGCTTCCGCGCCTGAAAAAGGGGATGGCCCTGGCCATTGAGCCGATGGTGAATGCGGGCAGGCCTTCCGTTAAAATTCTGGATGACGGCTGGACGGTCGTCACGGCGGACGGCAAGCCTTCCGCCCACTTTGAGCACACGGTTATCGTAACGGACGGCGCGCCCCTGATTGTGACGGACCGCCCCCGCATCGCGTTGCCGGAGCAGCTCGGCATTGCTCCTTTGTAA
- a CDS encoding acyltransferase family protein yields the protein MTPPEASVPVILEKTAARRMVWVDVARVAACILIIANHMAFYSAELYRWIWAEFLAARTPFFLLAAGYFVGRGSFGPLDGGSLFLWRRSWFLLRPYLVWGLAAAVLIGWSPLHEYYASYRPMYEWLGGEKGAGFWPALAAFGRCLGIAGHPVDAPMWFLRDIIIYTAAAPLLYRLGDYLLWAGMVMLSLNYFALDLADHDYPIANSLGFFLLGMYVSRYSLSFLTESVRRYAVPFLVATLALTWWLAGHRDQHNSMLIALGMLGLMSLAILFTEWFPRAARWVAGLAPACFFIFGTHYIVIILLRESGWITWKGAAWDMLWLFLVPVIFAVLAGLFFCMKRFAPRLVPLLGAYGK from the coding sequence ATGACGCCGCCGGAAGCCTCCGTTCCCGTGATTCTGGAGAAGACCGCCGCCCGCCGGATGGTGTGGGTGGATGTGGCCCGCGTGGCCGCCTGCATCCTGATTATTGCGAATCACATGGCTTTCTATTCGGCGGAGCTGTACCGGTGGATATGGGCGGAGTTCCTGGCGGCGCGCACGCCCTTTTTTCTGCTGGCGGCGGGCTATTTTGTGGGAAGAGGGTCTTTTGGCCCTCTGGATGGCGGGAGCCTTTTCCTCTGGCGGCGGAGCTGGTTTCTTCTTCGTCCGTACCTGGTGTGGGGACTGGCTGCGGCCGTTCTGATCGGCTGGTCCCCCCTGCACGAATATTACGCGTCCTACCGGCCTATGTATGAATGGCTGGGAGGGGAAAAGGGAGCCGGGTTCTGGCCTGCTCTCGCGGCGTTCGGCCGCTGCCTGGGCATTGCCGGGCATCCGGTGGACGCTCCCATGTGGTTTCTGCGCGATATCATCATCTATACCGCTGCGGCCCCCCTTCTTTACCGTTTGGGGGACTATCTGCTCTGGGCGGGCATGGTCATGCTGTCCCTGAACTATTTTGCGCTGGATCTGGCGGATCATGATTATCCCATCGCCAACAGCCTGGGATTTTTCCTGCTGGGAATGTATGTTTCCCGGTATTCCCTCTCGTTCCTGACGGAATCCGTGCGCCGGTACGCGGTGCCCTTCCTGGTCGCCACGCTTGCGCTTACCTGGTGGCTGGCAGGCCACCGGGACCAGCACAACTCCATGCTCATCGCCCTGGGCATGCTGGGGCTGATGTCCCTGGCCATTCTGTTCACGGAATGGTTCCCGCGCGCGGCCAGGTGGGTGGCGGGGCTGGCTCCGGCATGTTTTTTCATTTTCGGAACGCATTACATCGTCATCATCCTGCTGCGTGAAAGCGGCTGGATTACATGGAAGGGGGCGGCCTGGGACATGCTTTGGCTCTTTCTGGTTCCGGTCATTTTCGCCGTGTTGGCGGGGCTTTTTTTCTGCATGAAAAGATTTGCCCCGCGGCTGGTTCCCCTGCTGGGGGCCTATGGGAAATAG
- a CDS encoding HD domain-containing protein — protein MAMIQGEQVQDSELSTQAVIYLGPSSMSLMVAEAVRDRIRLLDFLQQPVPMARDIFRFHRISRHTMDRCVQIIGDYLEILKEYGAGSKLSVRFMISNIISEADNVDVFVNRMHVAHGLRGRRIDDGKMTRLIYVKVQEALAQYPGFSKKKVLVVHTGPGNTRVLLFQKGRIVRYSCYRLGTHRTGEAVGEIEYGDDVAELSILREHMRGQVDQICLDYGGVKGLAGLIVIGQEMQQLRDRLAPTPEGKVACSSLAAEAERMSRTTLEQRMNVYGADFAGVDSLLPAVLMTEMIARSLNLDDVIIPASGYDEEFSSSLIRAEQHPGDLEAEVLHFAGILADRYKADKGHREHVARLCMEMFDQLQDLHRLSEHDRLLLEVASILHEVGSFINQQNHQLHSQYIILNSEIFGLSRDDVETIALLARYHRHEVPANSDPMYGELELRDRMRVAKMAAILRVADALERGHAQRVNGVRAHIRGRMLELELQGVRETAVEDLALRLKGDLFADIFGYDVVLAPQR, from the coding sequence ATGGCAATGATTCAAGGCGAGCAGGTTCAGGATTCGGAATTATCAACTCAGGCGGTGATCTATCTGGGCCCGAGCTCCATGAGCCTGATGGTGGCTGAGGCTGTCCGGGACAGGATTCGCCTGCTGGATTTCCTTCAGCAGCCCGTTCCGATGGCGCGTGACATTTTCCGGTTCCACCGCATTTCCCGGCATACCATGGACCGCTGCGTGCAAATCATCGGCGACTATCTGGAAATTCTCAAGGAATACGGAGCCGGCAGCAAGCTTTCCGTCCGGTTCATGATTTCCAACATCATTTCCGAGGCGGATAATGTGGACGTGTTCGTGAACCGCATGCACGTGGCCCACGGCTTGCGGGGGCGCCGCATTGACGACGGCAAGATGACGCGCCTCATTTACGTGAAGGTGCAGGAGGCTCTGGCCCAGTATCCGGGATTCAGCAAGAAAAAGGTGCTTGTGGTCCATACGGGGCCGGGCAATACCCGCGTGCTTCTGTTCCAGAAGGGGCGCATCGTGCGTTATTCCTGCTACAGGCTGGGAACGCACCGCACGGGGGAGGCCGTCGGGGAAATTGAGTACGGAGACGATGTGGCGGAGCTTTCCATTCTGCGGGAGCACATGCGCGGGCAGGTGGACCAGATTTGCCTGGATTACGGGGGCGTGAAGGGCCTGGCGGGCCTTATCGTCATCGGCCAGGAAATGCAGCAGCTCCGGGACCGCCTGGCCCCCACGCCGGAAGGCAAGGTGGCGTGTTCCTCCCTGGCGGCGGAGGCGGAGCGGATGTCCCGCACCACTCTGGAACAGCGCATGAATGTTTACGGTGCGGATTTTGCCGGGGTGGACTCCCTGCTGCCCGCCGTTTTGATGACGGAAATGATTGCCCGCAGCCTGAACCTGGATGACGTCATCATTCCCGCGAGCGGTTATGACGAGGAGTTTTCAAGCAGCCTGATACGTGCGGAACAGCATCCGGGGGATCTGGAGGCGGAGGTTCTCCATTTCGCCGGGATTCTGGCGGACAGGTACAAGGCGGACAAAGGGCACCGCGAGCATGTGGCGCGCCTGTGCATGGAAATGTTTGACCAGCTTCAGGACCTGCACCGCCTTTCCGAACATGACCGGCTGCTGCTGGAAGTGGCCTCCATTCTGCATGAGGTTGGGTCTTTTATCAACCAGCAGAATCACCAGCTCCATTCCCAGTATATCATTCTCAACAGTGAAATCTTCGGCCTTTCCCGGGATGATGTGGAAACGATCGCCCTGCTGGCCCGCTACCACCGGCATGAGGTTCCCGCCAATTCCGATCCCATGTACGGGGAGCTGGAATTGAGGGACCGCATGCGCGTAGCCAAGATGGCCGCCATCCTGCGCGTGGCGGATGCCCTGGAACGCGGCCATGCCCAGCGCGTGAACGGCGTCCGGGCGCACATCCGCGGGCGCATGCTGGAGCTGGAGCTTCAGGGCGTGCGTGAAACCGCCGTGGAAGACCTGGCCCTGCGGCTGAAGGGCGACCTGTTTGCGGATATCTTCGGTTATGACGTCGTGCTGGCGCCCCAGCGGTAG
- the ppk1 gene encoding polyphosphate kinase 1, whose translation MSDEYINRELSWLEFNQRVLDQAVRTDLPLLERLKFLAITASNLDEFFMVRVGGLQMLRHSGSRVKDISGLTPTRQLKAIRSRVGRMIEDQYRLFHEEILPWMEINGINPLAMEDLSTSQKLTLEQYFNNQIFPLLTPLDMDAPEAPALPSLKLLMGVELRDNETGEVRSAVVALPDGLPRRVPVPSAEAERYVMLEDLVRECIGTVFPGETVLSAAVFRVTRNGDIAVQEEDALDLADEMEEVLVARKFSECVRLEVESSAPAPLHDKIMRIVGAGKEETYDLKGPLMLSDFMEMAFAPGNDQLKVEQWSPQPSPSVNPAVSIFENIAGGDILLNHPYESFEPVLRLVEEAAEDPDVIAIKQVLYRTARNSRIVAALKKAAESGKQVTALVELKARFDEARNLEKAEELQRSGVQVVYGVKGLKTHAKICLVVRREQGMLRRYCHFGTGNYNETTAKIYTDISYLTCDDQLGADASQFFNSVTGRTKLMRFRKLYPSPVLMKARLIELIEGEAERARQGEPARISAKMNSLQDVEIIDALYRAADAGVDIELNVRGICCLKTGPRPNGKVIRVVSIVDRYLEHARIFFFHHGGNHQLFIASADWMTRNLDKRVELMVPVTNGKLARRLKSILDACFRDNVQACNILPDGTSEHVVRKKGQKAFRLQQYLTKEARRLAKDKERERQQMLEPHTPH comes from the coding sequence ATGTCTGACGAATATATCAACAGAGAACTTTCCTGGCTGGAATTCAACCAGCGTGTGCTGGACCAGGCCGTAAGAACGGATCTTCCCCTCCTGGAACGCCTGAAGTTTCTGGCTATTACCGCCTCCAACCTGGATGAGTTTTTCATGGTGCGCGTGGGCGGCCTTCAGATGCTGCGGCATTCCGGTTCCCGCGTGAAGGATATTTCCGGGCTGACGCCCACCCGCCAGCTGAAAGCCATCCGCTCCCGCGTGGGCCGCATGATTGAGGACCAATACCGCCTGTTCCATGAGGAAATTCTGCCGTGGATGGAAATCAACGGCATCAATCCCCTGGCGATGGAGGATCTCAGCACTTCCCAGAAATTGACGCTGGAGCAGTATTTCAACAACCAGATATTCCCGCTTCTGACGCCGCTGGACATGGATGCTCCGGAAGCTCCCGCGCTGCCATCCCTCAAGCTGCTGATGGGCGTGGAACTGCGCGACAATGAGACCGGGGAGGTGCGCTCCGCCGTGGTGGCCCTTCCGGACGGCCTGCCGCGGCGCGTTCCCGTCCCTTCCGCGGAGGCGGAGCGCTACGTGATGCTGGAGGACCTGGTCCGGGAGTGCATCGGCACCGTTTTTCCCGGTGAGACCGTTCTTTCCGCAGCGGTGTTCCGCGTCACGCGCAATGGGGACATTGCCGTGCAGGAGGAAGACGCCCTGGACCTGGCGGATGAGATGGAGGAAGTGCTCGTAGCCCGGAAATTTTCCGAATGCGTGAGGCTGGAAGTAGAGTCCTCCGCGCCCGCCCCCCTGCATGACAAGATCATGCGGATTGTAGGCGCCGGGAAGGAGGAGACTTATGACCTCAAGGGTCCCCTGATGCTTTCCGACTTCATGGAAATGGCTTTTGCCCCCGGCAATGACCAGTTGAAGGTGGAGCAGTGGTCCCCGCAGCCGTCCCCTTCCGTGAATCCGGCCGTCAGCATTTTTGAAAACATTGCCGGCGGGGACATTCTGCTCAATCATCCCTATGAAAGTTTTGAACCCGTCCTGCGCCTGGTGGAGGAGGCAGCGGAAGATCCGGACGTCATCGCCATCAAGCAGGTGCTGTACCGTACCGCCAGGAACTCCCGCATCGTGGCCGCCCTGAAAAAAGCGGCGGAGAGCGGCAAGCAGGTGACGGCGCTGGTGGAGCTGAAAGCCCGTTTTGACGAGGCCCGCAATCTGGAAAAGGCGGAGGAGCTTCAGCGTTCCGGCGTGCAGGTTGTTTACGGCGTCAAGGGGTTGAAGACCCATGCCAAGATTTGCCTGGTGGTGCGCCGGGAACAGGGCATGCTGCGGCGTTACTGCCATTTCGGCACGGGGAACTACAATGAGACCACTGCCAAGATTTACACGGATATTTCCTACCTTACCTGCGACGACCAGCTGGGAGCGGACGCTTCCCAGTTCTTCAATTCCGTGACGGGGCGCACCAAGCTCATGCGCTTCCGCAAGCTGTATCCCTCCCCGGTGTTGATGAAGGCGCGCCTTATTGAACTTATTGAAGGGGAAGCGGAACGCGCGCGGCAGGGGGAACCCGCCCGCATTTCCGCCAAAATGAACAGCCTCCAGGACGTGGAAATCATTGACGCCCTGTACAGGGCCGCGGACGCCGGGGTGGACATTGAACTGAACGTGCGCGGCATTTGCTGCCTGAAAACGGGCCCCCGGCCCAACGGCAAGGTAATCCGCGTGGTCAGTATCGTGGACAGGTATCTGGAGCACGCGCGCATTTTCTTTTTCCACCACGGCGGCAACCACCAGCTTTTCATCGCCAGTGCGGACTGGATGACCCGGAATCTGGATAAAAGGGTGGAGCTTATGGTGCCCGTCACCAACGGGAAGCTGGCGCGCCGCCTGAAATCCATTCTGGACGCCTGCTTCAGGGACAATGTCCAGGCCTGCAATATTCTGCCGGACGGCACTTCCGAACATGTCGTCCGGAAAAAGGGTCAGAAAGCCTTCCGTTTGCAGCAGTACCTGACCAAGGAGGCGCGCCGCCTGGCCAAGGACAAGGAACGGGAACGCCAGCAGATGCTGGAACCGCACACGCCGCATTAA
- a CDS encoding glycosyltransferase family 8 protein, which translates to MKFPDAMTTPPVPASPEKSRIPVMFSATGGWGLPLGVAIHTLCLHASSGRFYDIHIVHDGMDARIIQELNQVAAPFPQVSLSFLQLPEEFRHLFQNGNKDRYSPLAYARLMAGSLFPQYGRIVYLDADVLLAGDVAELYFSDLRGASVAAAGDGLALWSIEKGTMHPHLEYMGNYLSFPLSYCNSGVLVLDLDQMRRRNLEHRLLQQLRSRPDPFPYPDQDILNIALHGDMTTLPPEWNFQFLSWTWDEEKTRLLRGTEFENVPTISCGRSWKLLHMVGPEKPWRLPDTPGTMGQFHWILYSFFWWPEAKRLPVFREELDAISQGLAPLLQRHIRGQQWKLFFSRGHIFRKRRDKIRWLKKLLSILDGRKP; encoded by the coding sequence ATGAAATTCCCCGATGCCATGACAACCCCGCCCGTTCCCGCATCCCCGGAGAAATCACGCATCCCCGTCATGTTTTCCGCCACCGGCGGCTGGGGCCTGCCCCTGGGCGTAGCCATTCACACCCTTTGCCTTCACGCCAGTTCCGGACGCTTTTATGACATTCACATCGTTCACGACGGAATGGACGCGCGAATAATACAGGAGCTGAACCAGGTTGCCGCCCCCTTTCCGCAGGTTTCCCTTTCTTTCCTGCAACTTCCGGAAGAATTCCGCCATCTCTTTCAAAACGGCAACAAGGACCGCTACTCCCCCCTTGCGTATGCCCGCCTGATGGCCGGCAGCCTGTTCCCGCAGTACGGCAGGATCGTTTATCTGGACGCAGATGTCCTGCTGGCCGGAGACGTAGCCGAACTGTATTTTTCCGATTTGCGGGGAGCTTCCGTAGCGGCGGCCGGAGACGGCCTGGCCCTCTGGAGCATTGAAAAAGGAACGATGCACCCCCATCTGGAATATATGGGCAACTACCTTTCCTTCCCCCTTTCCTACTGCAATTCCGGCGTCCTGGTGCTGGATCTGGACCAGATGCGCCGCCGCAACCTGGAACACCGGCTGCTCCAACAGCTCCGGAGCCGCCCGGACCCCTTCCCCTATCCGGACCAGGACATCTTAAATATCGCCCTGCACGGAGACATGACGACGCTGCCTCCGGAATGGAACTTCCAATTCCTGTCCTGGACCTGGGATGAAGAAAAAACACGGCTCCTGCGCGGAACCGAATTTGAAAACGTTCCGACCATATCCTGCGGGCGTTCATGGAAACTGCTGCACATGGTAGGCCCGGAAAAACCATGGCGGCTCCCTGACACCCCCGGAACCATGGGGCAGTTCCACTGGATCCTGTACTCCTTTTTCTGGTGGCCGGAAGCAAAGAGGCTTCCCGTGTTCCGGGAGGAACTGGATGCGATTTCCCAGGGGCTGGCCCCGCTCCTCCAGCGCCATATCCGCGGCCAGCAATGGAAACTGTTCTTCTCCCGGGGCCATATTTTCCGGAAACGCCGGGACAAGATCAGGTGGCTGAAAAAATTGCTGTCCATTCTTGACGGCAGAAAACCGTAA
- a CDS encoding SGNH/GDSL hydrolase family protein → MFIYSYQQHDHLLPGNDRMLVIGSSALAKNHGHLKSSRLAADTLIFNFPLNHPRLWRQMEHSLSGARYSIILFMWPPLHLSPANGRLMEKPPEGGGPTESAEDMLCRLFAFLRKQTRRLILLSSPPSDYGSARHPYAEEPGVLEAWNALLRTLAGKLNLPFIDFCGDMLQYRPLPGSGEEDFPEAYRNLGKQVLHRLPFGQTWVRRRSGKIHRLLEKRRKRRKERMLARWRTLAAPPHYREETDWITAIHSEKGQARILLIGGSVMRHLWRPLASELQEDIDLFSSTLIPGDPDYLPTLAGYFPSAGYEAVIVSFGSHVTNKVSAISVDDFRKNYMAFVSQLSKRCRFLILATSTSIMDGPDGTLNEEKEKIITAFNAIVREAASSLPGAVLSDHHDFMQGRRYIDPFHFSPPDRAYQAGKTAGLLLPLLSARQEPPKEQEYPQSRPEP, encoded by the coding sequence GTGTTCATCTATTCCTACCAGCAACACGACCACCTCCTGCCCGGCAATGACAGAATGCTGGTGATCGGCAGTTCCGCTCTGGCAAAAAACCATGGCCATCTGAAATCGTCCCGACTGGCCGCCGACACGCTCATCTTCAATTTCCCGCTCAACCATCCCCGCCTGTGGCGGCAAATGGAGCACAGCCTTTCCGGCGCCCGCTACAGCATCATTCTTTTCATGTGGCCGCCCCTGCATCTTTCCCCGGCCAACGGCAGGCTCATGGAAAAGCCCCCAGAAGGGGGCGGGCCCACGGAAAGCGCCGAAGATATGCTTTGCAGGCTTTTCGCCTTTCTGCGGAAACAGACGCGCCGCCTGATCCTCCTGTCATCCCCGCCCTCCGACTACGGCAGCGCCCGGCACCCCTACGCGGAAGAACCGGGCGTCCTTGAAGCCTGGAACGCCCTTCTTCGCACGCTGGCAGGCAAGCTGAACCTTCCATTCATTGACTTTTGCGGCGATATGCTGCAATACCGCCCCCTGCCCGGCTCCGGGGAAGAAGATTTCCCGGAAGCTTACCGGAATCTGGGGAAACAGGTCCTCCACCGGCTGCCTTTCGGCCAAACGTGGGTGAGAAGGCGTTCCGGGAAAATACACCGCCTGCTGGAGAAAAGAAGAAAACGCCGGAAAGAACGCATGCTTGCCCGATGGAGGACATTGGCGGCCCCTCCCCATTACCGTGAGGAAACCGACTGGATTACGGCCATTCATTCAGAAAAAGGGCAGGCGCGCATACTGCTCATTGGCGGTTCCGTCATGCGGCATTTGTGGCGGCCCCTTGCCTCAGAACTTCAGGAAGACATTGATTTGTTCTCCTCCACGCTGATTCCCGGAGATCCGGACTATCTCCCCACTCTTGCAGGATATTTTCCCTCCGCCGGATACGAAGCCGTCATTGTTTCCTTCGGTTCCCACGTCACCAATAAAGTCTCCGCCATTTCCGTGGATGACTTCCGCAAAAATTACATGGCATTCGTCTCCCAGCTCAGCAAACGCTGCCGTTTCCTCATCCTGGCAACCAGTACGTCCATCATGGATGGGCCGGACGGCACGCTGAATGAAGAAAAAGAGAAAATCATCACCGCCTTTAATGCCATTGTCCGCGAGGCGGCATCTTCCCTGCCCGGCGCGGTTCTTTCAGACCACCATGACTTCATGCAGGGGCGCAGATATATAGATCCCTTCCATTTCTCCCCTCCGGACCGCGCGTACCAGGCAGGGAAAACAGCCGGACTGCTCCTGCCCCTTCTCTCCGCCCGGCAGGAACCGCCAAAGGAACAGGAATACCCGCAAAGCCGCCCCGAACCATGA